The window ACCGTCCGCGGCTGTCGGTGCACCGCTCGTCGAAGCACATCTACGTGCAGGTGATCGACGATGCTGCCGGCAAGACGGTCGCCGCCGCCTCGACGCTCGAGAAGGATCTCAAGTCGGCGCTGAAGACCGGCGCCGACAAGGCCGCAGCGGCAGCGGTAGGCAAGCTCATCGCCGAGCGCGCCATCAAGGCCGGCGTCAAGGACGTCGTCTTCGATCGCGGAGGCTACATCTACCACGGCCGCGTCAAGGCGCTGGCCGATGCCGCGCGTGAAGGCGGCCTGAACTTTTAAGAAGAGGATTGCAACGTGGCACGTCCCCAAGGAAGAGACCGCGGTCGCGATCGCGAAGAGCGTGATAGCGAGTTCACCGAGAAGCTCGTTCACATCAACCGCGTCGCCAAGGTGGTGAAGGGCGGTAAGCGCTTCGGCTTCGCCGCGCTCGTCGTCGTGGGCGACCTC of the Hyphomicrobium album genome contains:
- the rplR gene encoding 50S ribosomal protein L18, with the protein product MSITVLNKLYDRRKARVRRTLKANATDRPRLSVHRSSKHIYVQVIDDAAGKTVAAASTLEKDLKSALKTGADKAAAAAVGKLIAERAIKAGVKDVVFDRGGYIYHGRVKALADAAREGGLNF